One Pagrus major chromosome 15, Pma_NU_1.0 DNA window includes the following coding sequences:
- the c1d gene encoding nuclear nucleic acid-binding protein C1D — translation MAADSRTEDYPHEIDEQLTGFDSSVSSVKSMLDKLMAMPRNELLQKLDPLDQAKLDLMSAYTLNSLFWMYLVTQGVNPREHGIKQELERIRTYMNKVKEITDKRKAGRLDKGAAARFVRNALYEPNEKDSRKKAAVKKAADTAPDTTQSKRPKQS, via the exons ATGGCAGCGGACAGCAGAACTGAAGACTACCCCCATGAGATAGACGAACAGCTCACAGGCTTCGACTCCTCAGTTTCTTCTGTCAAATCCATGTTGGATAAGTTGATGGCGATGCCCAGGAATGAGCTGCTGCAAAAG CTGGACCCTTTGGATCAAGCCAAACTGGATCTGATGTCTGCCTACACCCTGAATTCATTATTCTGGA tgtACTTGGTTACACAAGGAGTAAATCCCAGAGAACATGGAATCAAACAGGAATTG GAGCGAATAAGGACGTACATGAACAAAGTGAAAGAGATCACAGATAAGAGGAAAGCTGGCCGTCTGGATAAGGGGGCGGCTGCACGCTTTGTCAGGAATGCTCTCTATGAACCAAACGAGAAAGATTCtagaaaaaaagcagcagtcAAGAAAGCAGCAGACACAGCACCTGACACCACACAGTCAAAGCGTccaaaacagagctga